In the genome of Nycticebus coucang isolate mNycCou1 chromosome 12, mNycCou1.pri, whole genome shotgun sequence, one region contains:
- the LOC128560828 gene encoding transmembrane protein 198-like — MTSHSGTTFSLAMEEALLPLAVTSDPRPFNQQLPEPPEPSCVLEPQDNPELAPALVCALCCCFGIIYCCFGYRCFKAVMFLSGLLSGALVIFLLCHKERVLETQLSLEVSAGIALGIGVLCGLVTMLVRSVGLFLTGLLLGLTLGAGVLLGTEPIYQPPSAWVPGGGLVGLALLGALLTLRWPRPFTTLGTALLGAAVLVACADYFLEGLALGSRLGQRLQALPALPPLCWYSWVLLGTWPTLGALGALAQWKLMAEEHGSHDNVVLSHQQRHLQLLRIRQQEAKWHRTSSGMGLCESSCRCQPPHNARSPADSLAPSYLQSLREHQLGPSPQATAPHTILDLDSNCGSTVPLTTPSGSTQT; from the exons ATGACCTCCCACTCTGGGACCACTTTCTCTTTGGCCATGGAGGAAGCCTTGTTGCCTCTGGCTGTGACGTCTGACCCCAGGCCCTTTAATCAACAactcccagagcctccagaacCGAGTTGTGTTTTGGAACCCCAGGACAATCCTGAACTGGCACCTGCCCTGGTGTGTGCCCTTTGCTGCTGTTTTGGAATCATCTACTGCTGCTTCG gCTACCGCTGCTTCAAGGCAGTGATGTTTCTCTCGGGCCTGCTGTCCGGAGCTCTGGTGATCTTCCTGCTATGCCACAAGGAGCGGGTGCTGGAGACACAGCTGAGCCTGGAGGTGAGCGCAGGCATCGCGCTAGGCATAGGAGTCCTCTGCGGCCTGGTCACCATGCTGGTTCGAAGTGTTGGGCTCTTCCTGACTGGTCTCCTGTTAGGTCTGACTCTGGGTGCTGGGGTCCTCCTAGGTACTGAGCCCATCTACCAACCACCTTCAGCCTGGGTGCCAGGAGGGGGGCTGGTGGGGCTGGCACTGCTGGGAGCCTTGCTTACGCTTCGGTGGCCACGTCCATTCACAACTCTGGGCACAGCCCTGCTGGGTGCTGCAGTGCTGGTGGCCTGTGCTGACTACTTCCTGGAGGGACTAGCACTGGGCAGTCGGTTGGGCCAACGCCTTCAGGCACTTCCAGCCTTGCCTCCTCTCTGCTGGTATAGCTGGGTCTTACTGGGGACCTGGCCAACCTTGGGGGCCCTTGGGGCTCTGGCCCAGTGGAAGCTCATGGCTGAGGAACATGGAAGCCACGACAATG TGGTCTTGAGCCACCAACAGAGGCATCTCCAACTCCTTCGGATCCGTCAACAAGAGGCCAAGTGGCACCGGACCTCCTCTGGGATGGGGCTTTGTGAGAGCAGCTGTCGGTGCCagcccccccacaatgcccggagCCCTGCTGACAGTCTGGCTCCA AGTTATCTCCAAAGTCTTCGAGAGCACCAACTGGGACCAAGCCCCCAGGCCACAGCCCCTCACACCATCCTGGACCTGGATTCTAATTGTGGTTCCACTGTACCCCTCACCACACCGTCTGGTTCTACCCAGACCTGA
- the DNAJC14 gene encoding dnaJ homolog subfamily C member 14 isoform X2 has protein sequence MTQKHPGEGRLCGAHHSGGASLRTLGPSVDPEILSFSGLRDSAETAPNGTRCLTEHSGPKYTQPPNPAHWSDPSHGPPRGPGPPKDGEDPDQTEASSAEESEVDQEFSRENEASYQEDGNPSFLSIPSACNCQGTPGILEGTYSDGRDGSSSNFCHHCTSPALGEDEELEDEYDDEEPLKFPSDFSRVSSGKKAPARRQRHRFPTKEDAREGGRRDPRSPGRNRLGRKRIQADKRRGLGLWGAEELCQLGQAIFWRLIELLALVGEYVETCGHLIYACRQLKSSDLDLFRVWVGVWAGWLGSWAQVMFQFLSQGFCYGAGLFIRFLRLLGALLLLALALFLGCLQLGWRFLVGLGDRLGWRDKATWLFSWLDSPALQHCLTLLRESRPWQQLVRIVQWGWLELPWVKQNTNRQGNTPVASGRYCQPEEEVARLLTMAGVPEDELNPFHVLGVEATASDTELKKAYRQLAVMVHPDKNHHPRAEEAFKVLRAAWDIVSNAERRKEYEMKRMAENELSRSVNEFLSKLQDDLKEAMNTMMCSRCQGKHRVGWMSTCRNLPRHPQSSLSHLIWFSDPRHQ, from the exons ATGACCCAGAAGCACCCCGGAGAAGGAAGGTTGTGTGGAGCCCACCACAGTGGTGGTGCCTCCCTCAGGACTTTAGGACCCTCTGTGGACCCTGAAATACTTTCATTCTCAGGACTCAGGGACTCAGCAGAGACTGCTCCTAATGGTACCCGCTGCCTCACAGAGCACTCTGGTCCTAAGTACACACAGCCCCCAAATCCAGCCCACTGGTCGGATCCAAGCCATGGCCCCCCAAGAGGTCCAGGACCACCCAAAGATGGAGAGGACCCTGATCAGACTGAGGCATCATCAGCAGAAGAGTCAGAAGTGGACCAGGAATTCTCAAGAGAGAATGAGGCCAGTTACCAGGAGGATGGgaacccttcttttctttccattccatCTGCTTGTAACTGCCAGGGAACCCCTGGAATTCTGGAAGGGACTTACTCTGACGGAAGAGATGGCTCTTCTAGCAACTTTTGCCACCATTGTACTTCTCCAGCCTTGGGGGAAGATGAAGAGTTGGAAGATGAATATGATGATGAGGAACCTCTTAAATTCCCCAGTGATTTTTCACGTGTGTCCAGTGGAAAGAAAGCCCCAGCCCGCAGACAGCGGCACCGCTTTCCAACTAAGGAGGATGCTCGGGAGGGTGGACGTAGAGATCCTAGATCCCCTGGTCGAAATCGGTTGGGCCGGAAACGAATTCAGGCAGATAAGCGCAGAGGCCTGGGATTGTGGGGAGCAGAGGAACTATGTCAGCTTGGACAGGCCATCTTCTGGCGGCTGATTGAATTGCTGGCATTGGTGGGAGAGTATGTAGAAACTTGTGGCCATCTCATCTATGCATGCAGGCAGCTGAAAAGCAGTGATCTGGACCTTTTTCGAGTTTGGGTGGGAGTCTGGGCAGGGTGGCTGGGGAGCTGGGCCCAGGTGATGTTTCAATTTCTAAGCCAGGGATTTTGCTATGGGGCAGGACTGTTTATCCGCTTTCTTAGGCTACTGGGTGCTTTGCTGCTTTTGGCTCTGGCCCTCTTTTTGGGCTGTCTACAGTTGGGCTGGCGGTTTCTGGTAGGACTGGGTGACCGATTAGGCTGGAGGGATAAGGCCACCTGGCTCTTTTCTTGGCTGGATTCTCCTGCCTTGCAGCATTGCTTGACACTGTTGAGAGAGAGCAGGCCATGGCAACAGCTGGTAAGAATAGTTCAGTGGGGCTGGTTGGAGTTGCCTTGGGTCAAACAGAACACTAACAGGCAGGGGAATACACCTGTAGCTAGTGGGCGTTACTGCCAGCCTGAAGAGGAAGTGGCTCGACTCTTGACCATGGCTGGGGTTCCTGAGGATGAATTAAACCCTTTCCATGTGCTGGGTGTTGAAGCTACAGCATCAGATACTGAACTGAAGAAGGCCTATAGACAGCTGGCAGTGATG GTTCATCCTGACAAAAATCATCATCCCCGGGCTGAAGAGGCCTTCAAAGTATTGCGGGCAGCGTGGGATATTGTCAGCAATGCTGAAAGGCGAAAGGAATATGAGAT GAAACGAATGGCAGAGAATGAGCTGAGCCGATCAGTGAATGAGTTTCTGTCCAAGTTACAAGATGACCTTAAGGAGGCAATGAATACTATGATGTGTAGCCGATGCCAAGGAAAGCATAG